A stretch of DNA from Spirosoma endbachense:
CCTTCGAGCGATGCATGGGTGCATTGTCCAACACCAGAACTGTAGGGCGGCTCAGACTAAGCACCCACTCTTCGACGCAGCTAATCACAAACTGACTGTTTACACTAACTGGGCTGGTAAAACTCACCAGATGGCCAGCTTGATCGATCCAAGCCAATACATTGAGTCGGCGACTGGCCTGACTAGTCCGCTCCAAGGCATGATCTGCCGCTTGCCAACCGTAGGGAACAACGGGTATCAGACTGAAGCCCGATTCATCGCCATAAAACAGATCAATATGGCCCTCAATTGTCAGGGTTTGCAAGTCGATCAAGCATTCGAGTTTGTCCACATAGTTAGCTGGTCGCAATCGCTTTACACCCCGTCGGATACGCTTCCAGCGCCAGCCACACTTTTTAAAAAGCGTTGGAGCGTTTTGTGGCTGAACTCCCGGTTGAGCTCTTGGCGTAAGACTTGTCGAGCAGCTTTCAGTTGCTGGGCATGGGCACTTACGTGCTGGTTAACCAAGGCCTCATCGGCCGAGGTTAGAATGGGCTTACGCCCTTGGCCTGGCTGATTGTAAAGCCCTCGTAG
This window harbors:
- a CDS encoding IS630 family transposase, which encodes MRRGVKRLRPANYVDKLECLIDLQTLTIEGHIDLFYGDESGFSLIPVVPYGWQAADHALERTSQASRRLNVLAWIDQAGHLVSFTSPVSVNSQFVISCVEEWVLSLSRPTVLVLDNAPMHRSKAFQACFERWQQAGLYIFFLPAYSPHLNKVECLWRKIKYEWLDTAAYTSYESLTQAVKAILAEFGTKYTIRFTQNHSIINSV
- a CDS encoding helix-turn-helix domain-containing protein, translating into MQPRFASLTPDEERTLREGQQHGPQFQFRNRCLCILLSHQKQSVGWLKDHFQVSRLTIYNWLDAWEQQGLRGLYNQPGQGRKPILTSADEALVNQHVSAHAQQLKAARQVLRQELNREFSHKTLQRFLKSVAGAGSVSDGV